The following are encoded in a window of Vicia villosa cultivar HV-30 ecotype Madison, WI unplaced genomic scaffold, Vvil1.0 ctg.001048F_1_1_3, whole genome shotgun sequence genomic DNA:
- the LOC131632889 gene encoding COP9 signalosome complex subunit 3, whose translation MDPLEAIVAQIQGLSSSSSDITRLHTILRQSDDSLRSDSNRLSPIFSLIDPSIHSLGFLYILDAFTAPSASNQPQAEEVVPIITRFISACSVEQIRLAPEKFVSVCKRLKDQVMLLEAPIRGVAPLLTALRKLQVSSEHLTPLHAEFLLLCLLAKCYKTGLSILDDDVFEVDHPRDLYLYCYYGGMICIGQKRFQKALDLLHNVVTAPMTMMNAIVIEAYKKYILVSLIRHGQFSTSLPKYCSTLAQRNLKVFCQNPYMEIAHTYSTGKVADLEAFVNAHADKFESENNLGLAKQVVSSMYKRNIQRLTQTYLTLSLEDIANTVHLNSAKEAEMHVLQMIQDGDIYATINQKDGMVRFLEDPEQYKTCEMIEHIDSSIQRIMALSRKLTKSDEQIACDQLYLSKVGRERQRYDFDDYDVPQKFNI comes from the exons ATGGATCCTCTGGAAGCAATAGTTGCTCAAATCCAAGGGCTGTCGAGTTCCTCCTCCGACATCACTCGTCTTCACACAATCTTGAGACAGTCTGACGACTCGCTCCGTTCTGACTCAAATCGTCTGTCTCCGATTTTCTCTCTCATTGATCCTTCCATTCACTCCCTCGGTTTTCTCTATATCCT AGATGCATTCACAGCTCCTTCAGCTTCGAATCAGCCGCAAGCTGAGGAGGTAGTTCCGATCATAACAAGATTTATCAGTGCTTGCAGCGTGGAGCAGATCCGGCTGGCGCCAGAAAAAT TTGTATCTGTATGCAAGAGGTTGAAGGACCAAGTAATGCTGCTGGAAGCTCCCATACGCGGGGTGGCTCCTTTGTTGACTGCTCTTCGGAAACTTCAAGTCTCCAGTGAGCATTTGACTCCTCTGCATGCAGAGTTTCTTCTGCTTTGCTTGTTGGCAAAATGCTACAAAACTGGTCTATCCATATTGGACGATGACGTTTTTGAAGTAGACCATCCGCGAGACCTTTATCTCTACTGTTATTACGG GGGTATGATATGCATTGGACAGAAGCGCTTTCAGAAAGCGTTGGACCTTCTGCATAAT GTTGTAACTGCTCCCATGACTATGATGAATGCTATAGTTATTGAAgcttacaaaaaatatatattggttTCTCTCATTCGTCATGGACAA TTCTCTACCAGTCTTCCCAAGTATTGTTCTACACTTGCCCAAAGAAATCTGAAAGTCTTTTGTCAG AACCCTTACATGGAAATAGCACATACTTATAGCACTGGAAAAGTTGCAGACTTAGAGGCATTTGTCAATGCACATGCAGACAAATTCGAATCT GAGAACAATCTTGGACTGGCTAAGCAGGTTGTATCATCTATGTATAAGCGGAATATTCAGAGATTGACACAGACATACTTGACCCTTTCTCTCGAAGACATAGCCAACACAGTGCATTTAAATAGTGCCAAGGAAGCTGAAATGCATGTCCTACAAATG ATTCAGGATGGTGACATATATGCAACAATCAACCAGAAGGATGGAATGGTGAGGTTCTTAGAGGATCCGGAACAATACAAAACCTGTGAAATGATTGAACACATTGATTCATCAATCCAGAG AATAATGGCACTGTCGAGGAAACTTACCAAGTCAGACGAACAAATTGCATGTGATCAGTTGTACTTGTCCAAG GTTGGAAGAGAGAGACAGAGATACGACTTTGATGACTATGATGTTCCACAAAAATTCAACATTTAA